The Salvia miltiorrhiza cultivar Shanhuang (shh) chromosome 1, IMPLAD_Smil_shh, whole genome shotgun sequence genome has a window encoding:
- the LOC131023070 gene encoding uncharacterized protein LOC131023070 — protein MVHLLLFCFLFAAAEAEHLTYKHPQQPLDARINDLMSRMTLAEKIGQMTQISKGVASPEIIKKHHIGSILITPGGEPSPHASAEAWMDMADSLQEGSLSDRLGIPLIIGVDAIHGHNSAYNATIFPHNVGLGATRDPRLVERIGAVTALEVRATGIPYTFAPCIAVCRDPRWGRCYESYSEDHRIVQEMTEIIPGLQGRLPAEHQRNFPYVNGRGKIAACAKHFVGDGGTIDGIDEYNTVIDWDGLRSIHMPAYLDSIRKGVATIMISYSSWNGKKMHTNYDLITGYLKNKLKFKGFVISDSEGLDRITTPPRANYTYSVEASIHAGIDMVMVPYTYLEFIEELTNLVKKGVISMSRIDDAVERILRVKFIMGLFEQPLSDRSMLRHLGSQEHRQLAREAVRKSLVLLKNGKDGSRPLLPLPRRARKVLVAGSHADDIGRQCGGWTMDWQGQSGSIIAGTTILGGVRDAVDQETEVVYIENPEKAVVASSNFSVAIVVVGEEPYAEYEGDNKELRLSEGCYRTISNVCGAVKCVVVVVLGRPVVMEPFVEEMDALVAAWLPGSEAGGVADVLFGEYGFSGKLPRTWFRRVEQLPMNEGDSDYDPLFALGFGLTTVPSGGVGVAAE, from the exons ATGGTGCATTTGTTGCTGTTTTGCTTCTTGTTTGCGGCTGCAGAGGCAGAGCATCTCACATACAAACACCCTCAGCAGCCATTAGACGCAAGAATCAATGATTTGATGAGTCGAATGACACTCGCGGAAAAAATAGGGCAGATGACACAGATTTCAAAAGGAGTAGCATCACCTGAGATCATCAAGAAGCACCACATTG GCAGCATCTTGATCACTCCAGGAGGCGAGCCGTCTCCACATGCCTCAGCAGAGGCATGGATGGATATGGCAGACAGTCTTCAAGAGGGCTCCCTCTCTGATCGCCTCGGGATCCCTCTCATCATAGGCGTCGACGCAATTCACGGCCACAACAGCGCCTACAACGCCACCATCTTCCCCCATAATGTTGGCCTTGGAGCTACTAG GGACCCGCGGCTCGTGGAGAGGATCGGAGCTGTAACTGCTCTCGAAGTTAGGGCTACCGGGATCCCCTACACGTTTGCACCTTGCATCGCG GTTTGTCGTGATCCGAGGTGGGGCCGTTGCTACGAGAGCTACAGCGAGGATCACAGGATCGTGCAGGAGATGACCGAGATCATACCTGGTTTGCAGGGCCGCCTGCCAGCTGAGCATCAAAGAAACTTCCCTTACGTGAATGGAag GGGTAAGATTGCGGCGTGTGCCAAGCACTTCGTGGGGGATGGAGGAACAATTGATGGGATTGATGAGTACAACACTGTGATAGACTGGGATGGCCTCAGGAGCATCCACATGCCTGCGTATCTCGACTCCATTAGAAAGGGCGTCGCCACAATCATGATCTCGTATTCCAGTTGGAATGGCAAGAAGATGCATACCAACTATGATCTCATCACTGGTTACCTCAAGAACAAGCTCAAGTTCAAA GGATTTGTGATCTCAGATTCGGAGGGGCTTGATCGCATCACAACTCCACCGCGTGCTAACTACACCTACTCAGTTGAAGCTTCTATTCATGCAGGAATAGACATGGTGATGGTTCCCTACACGTACCTCGAGTTCATCGAGGAGCTGACTAATCTGGTGAAGAAAGGGGTGATCTCAATGAGCAGGATTGATGATGCTGTTGAGAGGATTCTGAGAGTCAAGTTCATCATGGGCCTATTTGAGCAGCCATTGTCTGATCGTTCGATGTTGAGGCATCTAGGAAGCCAG GAGCACAGACAGCTAGCTCGAGAAGCTGTGAGGAAATCACTAGTGCTGTTGAAGAATGGTAAGGATGGAAGCAGGCCTCTGCTTCCTCTGCCAAGGAGAGCACGGAAGGTGCTCGTTGCAGGCAGCCACGCAGACGACATTGGGAGGCAATGTGGAGGGTGGACTATGGATTGGCAAGGCCAATCTGGTAGCATCATAGCAG GTACCACCATTTTGGGTGGTGTGAGGGATGCTGTGGACCAAGAAACTGAAGTTGTATACATAGAGAATCCGGAGAAGGCGGTTGTTGCCTCGTCTAACTTCTCCGTGGCGATAGTGGTAGTGGGGGAGGAGCCTTATGCAGAATACGAGGGCGATAACAAGGAGTTGAGGCTGAGCGAGGGGTGTTATAGGACGATCTCTAACGTGTGTGGGGCTGTGAAGTGTGTAGTGGTGGTTGTGTTGGGTCGGCCCGTTGTGATGGAGCCGTTTGTCGAAGAGATGGATGCGTTGGTGGCTGCTTGGCTCCCAGGGAGTGAGGCTGGGGGTGTGGCTGATGTTCTGTTTGGTGAGTATGGTTTTAGTGGCAAGTTGCCGCGTACTTGGTTCAGGCGGGTCGAGCAGCTGCCAATGAACGAGGGCGACTCGGATTATGATCCGTTGTTCGCGCTCGGATTCGGGCTCACAACCGTGCCGAGTGGTGGAGTTGGAGTGGCAGCAGAGTGA